A region from the Candidatus Binatus sp. genome encodes:
- a CDS encoding TolC family protein produces the protein MRKPRSASMILMLGMAAIFWAGNSCAGDRRHISLAEALRIAMRQNRSLQAAGLEQQAAGSDVTVARAQMLPRLDAIENYSNSNYPPLVFTDILAQQDFSQSDFSLHHLNFPSPYSNFQSQVVLSQSLFAGGRLLAALRAADDQADIRTFQDARTREQVEYEVIEAYYRAVLAEETTGVVRRALDSAQAHRGVAKDRFNQGMTLKSDLLRTEVMLGTLEQRDIEAREQLRTAWAALAHTLGAEDEAVAPLEPGAALSGSPPPELARLDELAAAAPGNRPEFRIAHAQVDAARQQMTIARAEYLPSVSVAATYENDSQYLTRAGNSYMVFLNVKQNIFNGFASKAGLDAARARLSRAEVLERDLRAAIALEVETAYRNLTAARKNIDVARQDNDYAADALKILEDRYRSGLAANVDVLEAQAAREQADMQLAQARVAVVIDEAALRLATGKAPAGDLVK, from the coding sequence GGTGACCGGCGCCACATTTCGCTGGCCGAGGCGCTCCGAATCGCGATGCGCCAGAACCGCTCGCTTCAGGCCGCGGGGCTCGAACAGCAGGCCGCCGGCTCGGACGTGACGGTTGCGCGCGCGCAGATGCTGCCCCGCCTCGACGCGATCGAAAACTATTCCAACTCCAACTACCCGCCGCTGGTCTTCACCGACATTCTGGCCCAGCAGGATTTCTCACAGAGCGATTTTTCCTTGCATCATCTCAATTTTCCATCGCCCTATTCCAACTTCCAAAGCCAGGTGGTGCTGTCACAATCGCTCTTTGCGGGTGGGCGGCTGTTGGCCGCGCTCCGAGCGGCTGACGATCAAGCCGATATCAGAACCTTCCAGGACGCGCGCACCCGCGAGCAGGTGGAGTACGAGGTAATCGAGGCCTATTACCGGGCTGTGCTCGCCGAGGAAACCACCGGCGTGGTGCGACGCGCTCTGGACTCCGCGCAGGCGCATCGCGGGGTGGCGAAAGATCGCTTCAATCAAGGGATGACGCTCAAATCCGATCTATTGCGCACCGAAGTGATGCTCGGAACCCTCGAACAACGAGATATCGAGGCGCGCGAGCAGCTCCGCACCGCGTGGGCTGCGCTGGCGCACACGCTTGGCGCGGAGGACGAGGCGGTCGCTCCGCTGGAGCCCGGCGCTGCGCTCTCAGGATCGCCGCCGCCGGAGTTGGCCCGGCTCGACGAACTCGCGGCCGCAGCGCCTGGGAATCGCCCGGAGTTCCGCATCGCGCATGCCCAGGTGGACGCGGCGCGCCAACAGATGACGATCGCGCGGGCGGAGTATCTGCCGTCGGTGAGTGTGGCGGCGACCTACGAAAACGATTCGCAGTACCTGACCCGCGCGGGCAACAGCTATATGGTTTTTCTCAACGTGAAGCAAAACATCTTCAACGGCTTTGCGAGCAAAGCCGGACTCGACGCCGCACGGGCGCGCCTGAGCCGGGCGGAGGTGCTGGAACGCGACCTGCGCGCGGCGATCGCGCTGGAGGTTGAAACCGCCTACAGAAATCTTACCGCGGCGCGAAAAAATATAGACGTGGCCCGGCAGGACAACGATTACGCGGCCGACGCGCTCAAGATTCTGGAGGATCGTTACCGCTCTGGTCTGGCGGCCAATGTTGACGTGCTCGAGGCGCAGGCTGCGCGCGAGCAGGCGGATATGCAGCTGGCGCAGGCGCGGGTGGCGGTCGTGATCGACGAGGCGGCGCTCAGGCTTGCCACCGGCAAGGCGCCCGCGGGAGACCT